From Microbacterium rhizosphaerae:
CGTTCCTGTGGTGGTATCACGTGCCCGAAGCGCGGCAGCGAGCGATGTTAGCTGGCGACGCCGTCCTGGTCGGGTTGCCGGATAGCAACGGTGACAGCACCGATCTGCCGGGGAGCGTCAGCGAGACGCTTGCTGGCTCTGGCACCTGGCGCGTCGAGGTGCGAACGGTCGGCGACCCAAAGTGGTACGGCAACCAAGCGACCTACGTCGACTACTTCGAAGCGCTGGTCTGGGCCATGCTCACCCTCGAGCGGTGGACCGCTGCCGAAGACGTCCGCGTCGTCCCTGTGCTCCCCGACGAACTACCTCAACCCGCCGCCTGAGCGAACTCGGGTGCGGCGGCGACCCAAGCCTTGATCCGCTTCGTGCGCTCGGGGTGAGGGTCGCCGCCTTCGCATTTTCGGGAGGACCCTGGCCTAGTGCCCTTCCGCGGGCAGGCCCGCTGGTGGCGTTACTTGCTAAGGAGAGACGTTAGGAACACCGTGACCACGCCGCCGATTCCGAGAACCAGGACTACAGCCTTCAGAACTCCAACCCCGTCGCTGCCCACTACGAACACCGGTGCGATCTCGCCAACTTGCAAGGCAATGTTTATTCCAGCGGCGATGAGTGCCAATACCAGTCCAACAAGGGTGATCACCCCCGCAGTAGTTTGGAATAGCCAGCGCATCCGAGCCGCAAATGCCGTAGTCTTTTCCGCGAAACCGTTAATCTGTTGTCTATCCGGCAAGTCAAACGTGTCGGGCGTGACAAAAACTTCGTCGCCTTCACCGAACCCTCGGGGTTCTGCCTTCAGCGATACCTTCTCTCTTCGGCCGTCAACGGTGAGAACGACTCGGTCCTTGGGTCCGAACATGCTGCCCAATTGGGAATTAACCGGGAAGCGTGCGACACCCTTCTTCGCGGTCATGGACGAGGCCTTAATTTTGCACTGCAGTCTTGTCGTTTCAGGGGCGGGCGCTGGTCCTTGGCCAGTCGCTGGCGTACCATCGCTTGCGAGTGTTGCCTTGTTGTCATGCATAGGATTCACCGGCTAACATTGGAACCAGCGAACGGATTTCCGGAGAAATCTGTGAGTGCGGGATTTCGAGCAACATGGCGAGGGCAATCGCCGCCATGAGGAGATCGGTGCGCCTTTCGTCACCGTCGACCTTGATAGCCGCGCGCTGCCGAACGCCTTCGATCCTGCGTAGGCCGTCATCGAACCATTCGCGGTTGTAGGCTGGTCGACGCGCTAGAAACGCGGCGACAGTGGCAAAAGTCCGCCGTCTCCGACGTGCGTTCCTGAGCTCGGCGTTCACGCCACCGCCGCCACCGCCGCCATCGGGATCTCGATTCCCTCCACGATGCGCCCCGGGAATCGCGCTCCTCGTGAGTAGGTTCTGATCGCATTCTATGCAGATGAACAACGCTTCTGCTACGTCACGTTGGCCATGCTGATTGCACGTCAACGCGCCACATGACCTGCATGCCGCAACAGGATCTGACGCGGCAGTGGAAGGGATACTTGCGCACTTGTGAAGGCAGGAAAGACACTGGCTCATGGCCAATGCGCTATCACCTGAGGTCACCCGTGTCAAGGGCACGTTCCGATGGCGAGCCGCAAGTAGGTAGGCCCGCTGATCGGCCTGGGTAGTCTGCGGAAACCTCGCCGGACCCTTTGTAGAGTCCGCCAATAGGTGTAGCAGCCGACGCGACGTCCTTGGCGAAAGAAGTTCGTCTGCGCACGTTGTTCTCACGGCAATGCATGCCGATATGCTGAGCGGCCAGGGTGTGCTGATCCGACAGGGGCTCTAGTCGGAAGGCGCTGGGGAGTGCATAGGGGGAATGCATGCGCGCAACAACTGCGGTGATCCTCGCGGCCGGAATCTTGCTTCTGAGCGGGTGCGCTGCGCAAGCGAATGCGACACAACAAGCCCCCGGCAACGATATGCCGACCGGTCCCGGTGCCTCGGCGGCTGCAAGCCAACTGCCGAGTGTCGCAGCCGCGCCTGCGTCCGGCACGGATGCGCAGCATGTGTGGGAGGTCTGCTACAAGCCGGATTCGTCGGCAGATGAGGTTACGGCGAACCTAAATCTCACGAATGAGATTCTGACAGCCTTCCCCACGGAGTGGACGCAGAACGTGCCCGTTCCGACTGGAGCCAACGACGGTGTGTGCCACCAGCACGTCAACACCGCGGGCACCGGCGGTGTCAAGGACGTGTGGTG
This genomic window contains:
- a CDS encoding DUF3846 domain-containing protein, translating into MRLFDEPVELREFSSLEDYQAAVGGWIEPVDLLDLGTTVYINEEGLLRQLPFNSRATFLWWYHVPEARQRAMLAGDAVLVGLPDSNGDSTDLPGSVSETLAGSGTWRVEVRTVGDPKWYGNQATYVDYFEALVWAMLTLERWTAAEDVRVVPVLPDELPQPAA